One window from the genome of Lacerta agilis isolate rLacAgi1 chromosome 16, rLacAgi1.pri, whole genome shotgun sequence encodes:
- the USF3 gene encoding basic helix-loop-helix domain-containing protein USF3 isoform X1: MVPAVGPQPLIPPGAPSILISQTMPEMTEKAPLKKQHRKKNRETHNAVERHRKKKINAGINRIGELIPCSPALKQSKNMILDQAYQYITEMKRQNDELLLNGGNNEQAEEIKKLRKQLDELQKENGRYIALLKANDICLYDDPTVHWKRNLKHAKVSVVIPNDQAQKKKGNLKNAKVSVVIPSDQLQKNIIVYSNGSQLGGTNQGASVQGITFNISHNLQKQTANVVPVQRTCNLVTPVTISSIYSTEIKSGVQTSVSPLVSGPSNPAKKIIEHSTSENEQGLPTSSSADSSLNPLQLVRLQPEMQSSPQDEDDISKSKNKPETFKLIEKAGLPSNSLPFSATVDRSLAQLADMPPKEESRNGSLESCVVSAADTTCTPSVMLSIDGKPSAGNIFKSSGGPAASAVEIQKAVTEINTLPAASIDKWPFPSSSAVGTSNSKTMGSLTRMTSAGNTQTTWTTLQLAGNTVQPLNRTPSNINVAILNQPVNNTSITASTPNRILATTPSLNNPLPAGEQTAEQIMVTLPSYPSLPMQPLVTKTQVLAQPARSLLPLNPTMQLIQMPQPVGPSVTASPAKQNVVILQPSNASPPVLRTEVPNQTVSQQIVIIQTANPNPLSLFSPPPPPPPPPPPPPPPPPPPPIRMPINGAAPSASASNPMQNASGPHMFGGKHLVHILPRPSSVSSSGSTQTFSVATANQHLPQTIYLNGQLFALKPVKSCSGGSDQTPMQVIQPTTSEDPNTNVALNAFGALASLNQSISQMAGQNCLQVSTSQPTNPSTVSSQTTPSNHVLLAATAASSSAAENVMLTSVSCSVGASPPKTSFGLGSKWSNKSTKKCLVASSNLACRVNSCKDLKKLDSGDVEATPEHSGSDILLENMPDNVVLQSLAISQANRVAPNDIAQNDASDSHPKERLRAEQDMETTLASDLNAAIVPRSLPLESASSEQFEVVPPVSRECASLPPQTNSATNSKLSESSKCTPTSPLTPSDSQVTASHISGTSVANSGASAEGVPRTEVSEICTMEQNCSIVMQASDLLEEQGLTKIFSDFSKVGEAVEKNFSVQVEHPNFHTPNTKSIIDSNDSEDKQEGLLLVNTEEENLAQSHSCASEQETVTANRQADSPMSTSSGSSCGFSVASMLPDTCRENVPNSTSVNTCNSCTFSEQTDIVALAAKAIFDQEAHAKGIAAVSGAAVSKDDEVASLRRDQSLKSHTIKDADQIETAPRNFSTQNAVKINVDRSVEKQSCSVGVEVSSVTLQIPASQSSSTSSLSVNNLIHQSCIIHPVVSCSGLPPTSNQSAVSVTMTPSMPTNPYITQSPGRSPVLMTDYASEQLTAVRTSTMQASQMHEPHLKQQSQESRKDSVKRSVQDDHLLSASKRQKHCQTAPMQLEGMALLNQTADDISDQSRILVNQIPSNSSNMAVSGSSQGHTDSLSRLFPTSNFVSPALRQVEIQCNSQPSVPDQTGQHLQPIQHAPTQGMTHLHSNPYIKQQQQQAGQLRERHQLYQLQHHISHAESPIHSQALSVHQQRVMHQEAQMQKKRTLIQAAQPTTLALQQKHHGNDQSRSKSSQPHPHHPQMQQMQQHYTSSQPEKTCENPTTNRTHHNHPQSHLNQDILHQQAPDVGNRQTGSGVSSEHMPGHSQMQRLMTSRALEQQMVSQPSIVTRSSDMTCVPHRQERNRVSSYSAEALIGKTPSNSEQRLGISIQSLRASDNLEMRNYLDVSRNKGLVIHNMQGRMSVDHTVGSDVHRLSECQTFKANSANQQFDVQSSRNSEIGTSMSSLRGMQAQAFRIAQNAGPPIDRQKRLPYQPVQGISAGNVLPPPRDNENTCHQSFMQSLLVPHLGDQVGGGQRPIAEHQRNPQCATSSIVEYNCPPARDSIHIRREGDGQNRESCDMSLGAINNRNNTLNIPFSSSSGDIQGRNTSPNISVQKSNPMRMTESHGTKGHMNAPVSSNVHGVVRPPLTHPPVSRNAEQVPPSVRQPNSSVTQRSRHPLQDNSGSKIRQPERNRSGNQRHGNVFDPSLPHLPLAASGSMILGRQQPALEKRGSIVRFMPEGPQMTNDSAAPDQHSLSQNFGFPFIPEGGMNPPINANAPFIPPVTQSSTTRTPALIPVDPQNTLPSFYPPYSPAHPTLSNDISIPYFSNQMFPNPSTEKPSGGGLNNRFGSILSPPRPVGFAQPSFPLLTDMPPMHMANSSHLSNFNLTSLFPEIATALPPDGSAISPLLSIANTSASDSSKQSSNRPAHNISHILGHDCSSAV; the protein is encoded by the exons ATCCTCATCTCTCAAACTATGCCAGAGATGACAGAGAAGGCTCCTCTTAAGAAACAGCACCG aaagaaaaACCGTGAGACTCACAATGCAG TGGAGAGGCATCGAAAGAAGAAGATCAATGCTGGAATAAATCGAATCGGTGAACTAATTCCATGCTCCCCAGCACTGAAACAA AGTAAGAACATGATCCTTGACCAGGCATATCAATATATAACAGAAATGAAAAGGCAAAACGATGAGCTCCTGCTGAATGGAGGAAACAATGAGCAAG ctgaagaaataaaaaagctcCGGAAGCAGTTGGATGAACTTCAGAAAGAAAATGGGCGCTACATTGCATTATTAAAAGCGAACGACATTTGCCTTTATGATGATCCCACTGTCCACTGGAAACGGAACCTTAAGCACGCAAAAGTTTCTGTTGTTATCCCCAATGATCAGGcgcaaaagaagaaaggaaacctTAAAAATGCAAAAGTGTCTGTTGTTATCCCCAGTGACCAGCTGCAAAAGAACATCATTGTATATTCCAATGGCAGTCAGCTTGGTGGAACCAATCAGGGGGCATCAGTCCAAGGAATAACCTTTAATATCAGTCATAATTTACAGAAGCAGACTGCTAATGTTGTTCCTGTCCAGAGGACTTGCAACCTAGTCACTCCTGTGACCATTTCTAGTATCTATTCCACAGAAATCAAATCAGGGGTTCAGACTTCAGTTTCTCCACTGGTATCAGGCCCATCAAATCCAGCCAAGAAAATTATTGAGCACTCTACCTCTGAGAATGAGCAAGGCCTACCTACTAGTTCTAGTGCTGACAGCTCACTGAATCCCTTGCAGCTAGTGAGGCTACAGCCTGAAATGCAGAGTTCTCCACAAGATGAAGATGACATCTCCAAATCTAAAAATAAACCAGAGACTTTCAAGTTAATTGAGAAAGCGGGTTTACCTAGCAACAGCCTTCCTTTCAGTGCTACTGTGGACAGATCTCTGGCTCAGCTGGCAGACATGCCCCCTAAAGAGGAGTCAAGAAATGGATCCCTAGAAAGCTGTGTAGTTTCTGCAGCTGACACCACTTGTACTCCATCTGTAATGCTCTCCATTGATGGAAAGCCATCCGCAGGAAACATCTTCAAAAGCAGCGGAGGACCAGCAGCATCTGCTGTAGAAATCCAGAAGGCTGTAACAGAAATTAACACTTTGCCTGCTGCTTCTATAGACAAGTGGCCTTTTCCCAGTTCTTCAGCTGTTGGCACTTCAAATTCCAAAACCATGGGTAGCCTGACACGAATGACTTCTGCTGGAAACACCCAGACTACTTGGACTACTTTGCAACTAGCAGGGAATACTGTTCAGCCTCTAAACCGTACTCCGTCCAACATAAACGTAGCCATCTTAAATCAGCCCGTTAACAATACTAGCATTACAGCATCCACTCCTAACAGGATTTTGGCAACTACTCCCAGTTTAAATAATCCTCTACCTGCTGGTGAACAAACAGCTGAGCAGATCATGGTTACTTTGCCATCGTACCCATCCTTACCTATGCAGCCGCTAGTCACTAAGACGCAGGTTCTAGCACAACCTGCAAGGAGCCTCCTTCCATTGAATCCCACTATGCAGCTGATTCAGATGCCCCAGCCAGTAGGTCCATCTGTCACTGCATCACCTGCTAAACAAAATGTAGTCATTTTACAGCCTTCAAATGCCAGTCCACCAGTGTTGAGAACTGAAGTCCCCAACCAAACTGTTAGCCAGCAGATTGTAATTATACAGACTGCTAATCCAAatcctctctcccttttctctcctccccctcctcctccccctccccctccccctcctcctccccctccccctcctcctcctatcaGAATGCCTATAAATGGAGCCGCTCCCTCAGCAAGTGCTAGTAATCCTATGCAAAATGCCTCTGGCCCTCATATGTTTGGTGGGAAGCATCTTGTCCATATTTTGCCAAGGCCATCTTCTGTATCATCTTCTGGCTCGACACAAACATTTTCAGTTGCAACGGCTAACCAACATCTTCCACAGACTATTTATTTAAATGGGCAGCTGTTTGCATTGAAGCCTGTGaagtcctgctctggaggttcaGATCAAACCCCTATGCAAGTTATTCAGCCTACCACCAGTGAAGATCCAAATACAAATGTTGCCCTCAATGCATTTGGTGCTTTAGCTAGCCTCAATCAAAGCATATCGCAGATGGCTGGACAGAATTGTCTGCAGGTGTCTACCAGTCAGCCTACAAATCCATCAACAGTCAGCAGCCAAACCACACCAAGTAACCATGTTCTGCTGGCAGCTACAGCAGCATCCTCTTCAGCTGCTGAGAATGTAATGTTAACCAGTGTTTCGTGTTCAGTGGGTGCCTCTCCCCCAAAGACCTCATTTGGTCTCGGTTCAAAATGGTCTAATAAAAGTACTAAAAAATGCTTGGTGGCCAGCAGCAATCTTGCATGTCGAGTGAATTCTTGCAAAGATTTGAAGAAACTTGATAGTGGGGATGTGGAGGCTACCCCTGAGCATTCAGGAAGTGACATCTTGCTTGAAAACATGCCTGATAATGTGGTGTTACAAAGTTTAGCCATATCACAAGCAAATAGGGTAGCACCTAATGACATTGCCCAAAATGATGCTTCCGATTCTCATCCCAAAGAGAGACTGAGAGCTGAACAAGATATGGAAACTACCCTGGCATCTGACCTGAATGCAGCTATAGTGCCAAGATCGTTGCCTCTTGAATCGGCCTCATCAGAACAGTTTGAAGTGGTTCCTCCCGTCTCCAGAGAGTGTGCATCTCTGCCTCCTCAAACTAATTCAGCAACAAATTCTAAGTTATCAGAATCATCCAAATGCACCCCCACCAGCCCTTTAACACCTTCTGACTCTCAGGTGACAGCTTCTCATATTTCTGGGACATCTGTGGCAAACAGTGGGGCGAGTGCAGAGGGTGTTCCCAGAACAGAGGTGTCTGAAATCTGCACAATGGAACAAAATTGTTCCATAGTCATGCAGGCCAGTGATTTGTTAGAAGAGCAAGGCCTGACCAAGATTTTCTCTGATTTCAGTAAAGTGGGAGAAGCTGTAGAAAAAAACTTCTCGGTCCAAGTTGAACACCCTAATTTTCACACCCCAAACACTAAATCAATTATAGACTCGAATGACTCGGAAGACAAGCAGGAGGGGCTCTTGCTGGTGAACACTGAAGAGGAAAACCTTGCACAATCTCATTCCTGTGCCTCTGAACAAGAAACAGTCACTGCTAACAGACAAGCAGACTCTCCCATGTCAACTAGCTCAGGCAGCAGTTGTGGATTCTCAGTTGCATCCATGTTGCCGGACACATGCAGGGAAAATGTTCCCAACAGCACTTCTGTGAATACATGCAACAGCTGTACATTTTCAGAGCAAACGGATATTGTAGCTTTGGCAGCAAAAGCAATTTTTGACCAAGAGGCCCATGCAAAAGGTATAGCAGCAGTGTCGGGAGCTGCTGTTTCCAAGGATGATGAAGTGGCATCTCTAAGAAGAGACCAGTCTTTGAAGTCTCACACCATTAAAGATGCAGACCAGATAGAAACAGCGCCAAGAAATTTCAGCACTCAGAATGCAGTGAAAATAAACGTTGATAGGTCAGTCGAAAAACAAAGCTGTTCTGTTGGAGTGGAAGTGTCCAGTGTAACATTGCAAATTCCAGCCTCCCAGTCTTCAAGCACATCAAGCTTAAGTGTCAATAATCTCATACATCAAAGCTGCATCATCCACCCTGTTGTGAGCTGCTCAGGTTTACCCCCAACTTCAAACCAATCAGCTGTTTCTGTGACTATGACTCCATCCATGCCCACTAATCCATATATAACTCAGTCTCCAGGACGTTCTCCAGTGCTAATGACAGATTATGCTTCAGAACAACTGACTGCTGTTCGGACCAGCACCATGCAGGCGTCTCAGATGCATGAGCCACACCTAAAGCAGCAAAGCCAGGAAAGCCGCAAAGACTCTGTCAAACGTTCTGTTCAAGATGATCACCTGCTTTCCGCATCGAAGAGACAGAAACACTGCCAGACGGCACCTATGCAACTTGAAGGGATGGCTTTGCTGAACCAAACAGCTGACGATATTTCAGATCAAAGTCGAATCCTTGTCAACCAGATCCCCTCCAACTCCTCCAATATGGCAGTATCAGGGAGCAGTCAAGGGCACACTGATAGTCTTAGCCGGTTGTTCCCAACCAGCAATTTTGTGTCACCTGCTCTGAGGCAAGTTGAAATTCAGTGTAATTCTCAGCCTTCTGTCCCGGATCAGACAGGACAGCACCTGCAACCTATTCAACATGCTCCCACTCAAGGAATGACCCACCTTCATAGCAATCCATAtataaagcagcagcaacaacaggctGGACAGTTAAGAGAAAGACATCAGTTGTATCAACTCCAGCATCATATTTCTCATGCAGAAAGCCCTATCCATTCCCAAGCCctcagcgtccaccagcaaagAGTAATGCATCAAGAGGCACAAATGCAGAAGAAAAGAACCCTCATCCAAGCAGCCCAGCCTACCACACTTGCTTTACAGCAGAAGCATCATGGAAACGACCAGTCAAGGTCAAAGAGCAGccaaccccacccccatcacccGCAGATGCAGCAAATGCAGCAGCACTATACATCTTCTCAGCCTGAGAAGACATGCGAGAACCCCACTACAAACAGAACTCACCACAACCATCCTCAGAGCCATCTGAATCAGGATATTCTGCATCAGCAAGCACCAGATGTGGGCAACAGACAGACAGGTTCTGGAGTTTCTTCTGAACACATGCCAGGACATAGCCAGATGCAAAGACTTATGACCTCCAGGGCTTTGGAGCAGCAAATGGTGTCCCAACCTAGTATTGTCACCAGGTCATCCGACATGACCTGTGTCCCCCATAGACAAGAAAGAAATAGGGTTAGCAGCTACTCCGCAGAGGCACTTATTGGAAAGACTCCCTCTAATTCAGAGCAGAGGCTAGGAATATCCATTCAGAGCTTGAGGGCTTCAGATAATCTTGAAATGAGAAATTACCTTGATGTGTCTAGGAATAAAGGATTGGTAATCCATAACATGCAAGGACGTATGTCAGTAGACCATACGGTTGGATCAGATGTTCATAGACTTTCTGAGTGCCAGACATTCAAGGCAAATAGTGCTAACCAGCAGTTTGATGTTCAGTCCTCAAGGAACAGTGAAATAGGGACCTCAATGTCATCCCTCAGAGGTATGCAGGCACAGGCTTTTCGAATTGCTCAGAATGCTGGACCACCCATAGACAGACAGAAGAGGTTGCCCTATCAGCCAGTTCAGGGCATTTCAGCAGGAAATGTTCTTCCTCCCCCAAGAGACAATGAAAATACATGCCACCAAAGTTTTATGCAGAGTTTACTTGTCCCTCATCTTGGAGATCAAGTCGGTGGAGGCCAAAGACCAATTGCAGAGCACCAGAGAAATCCACAGTGTGCCACTTCTTCTATTGTTGAATATAATTGCCCCCCAGCAAGAGACAGTATTCACATTCGAAGAGAAGGTGATGGTCAGAACAGGGAAAGTTGTGATATGTCTCTTGGTGCTATTAATAATAGGAACAATACATTAAATATTCCTTTTTCAAGTTCCTCTGGAGATATTCAGGGTCGCAATACAAGCCCCAATATTTCTGTTCAGAAATCCAATCCCATGAGAATGACAGAGAGTCATGGAACCAAGGGTCACATGAATGCTCCAGTTTCTAGCAATGTGCATGGAGTCGTCCGACctcctctcacccacccacccgtcTCTCGGAATGCCGAGCAAGTCCCACCATCAGTTCGTCAACCAAATTCTTCAGTTACTCAGCGATCAAGACACCCTCTCCAGGATAACAGTGGTTCTAAAATTCGCCAGCCTGAAAGAAATCGTTCTGGAAATCAAAGACATGGAAATGTGTTTGATCCTAGTCTTCCCCACCTTCCTTTGGCTGCCAGTGGTAGTATGATCCTTGGAAGGCAACAACCTGCTCTAGAAAAAAGAGGCAGTATTGTGCGATTCATGCCTGAAGGACCACAAATGACTAATGATAGTGCAGCTCCTGATCAGCACAGTCTGTCTCAAAATTTTGGATTCCCTTTTATTCCAGAGGGTGGAATGAATCCCCCAATAAATGCCAATGCACCGTTCATTCCACCAGTGACTCAATCTAGTACCACTCGAACACCAGCCCTGATTCCAGTAGATCCTCAAAATACGTTGCCATCTTTTTATCCACCATATTCTCCTGCCCATCCCACCCTTTCCAATGACATTTCAATCCCCTATTTTTCTAACCAGATGTTTCCTAATCCAAGCACAGAGAAGCCAAGTGGTGGAGGTTTAAACAATCGCTTTGGCTCCATCTTGTCTCCTCCCAGGCCAGTGGGCTTTGCCCAGCCAAGTTTCCCCCTTTTGACAGACATGCCCCCAATGCATATGGCCAATTCATCTCACTTGTCCAATTTTAATTTGACTTCTTTGTTCCCAGAGATTGCTACAGCTCTGCCTCCAGATGGTTCAGCAATCTCGCCCCTGCTCTCTATAGCAAACACTTCTGCTTCTGATTCTTCCAAGCAATCATCAAACCGGCCTGCTCACAACATAAGCCATATTCTAGGTCATGATTGCAGTTCGGCTGTATGA